ACCACCGCCGGCGCGTGGATGCGGCGGTACTCGGGCTTGACCGCCGAGGTCTTGATCAGCGAGCGCCCCAGGTTGCCGCGCAGCAGGCGCAGGCCGCCCTGGGCCTCGAACGGCGCCGACACCGGCCGCACCACCTTCTCGTCGGCGCTGGTGGCGATGCCGGGGCTGTAGGCCAGCTGGCCCTCGACCAGGCGTGGCTCGTCACAGTAGGCGCGCATGCCGCCGGCGACGATGGTCGGGATGTCGTGCATCAGCCCGGCATCGAGCAGCTCGCGGAACACGAACTGGGTGCCGCCGGCGGCGGCGAAGCGGTTCACGTCGGCCTCGCCGTTGGGATACACGTGGGCCAGCAGCGGCACCACCTGCGAGATCTCGTCGATGTCGTCCCAGGTCAGCACGATGCCGGCCGCGCGCGCCACCGCCACCCAGTGGATGGTGTGGTTGGTCGAGCCGCCGGTGGCCATCAGCGCGGCGATCGCGTTGACGATCGCGCGCTCGTCCACCAGCTGGCCGATCGGGCGATAGTCCTCGCCCAGCGCGGTGATCCGCAGCGCGCGCTCGGCGGCCGCGCGGGTCAGCACGTCGCGCAGCGGCAGGTCCGGGTTGACGAAGCTGGTGCCCGGCAGTTGCAGGCCCATGGCCTCGAGCAGGGTCTGGTTGGAGTTGGCGGTGCCGTAGAAGGTGCAGGTGCCGGCGCCGTGGTAGCTGGCCGATTCGGCCTCCAGCAGCTCTTCGCGCGTGGCCTCGCCGGCGGCGTAGCGCTCGCGCACGGCGGCCTTTTCCTTGTTGGGGATGCCCGGGGTCATCGGCCCGGCCGGCACGAACACCGCGGGCAGATGGCCGAAGGCCAGCGCCCCCATCAGCAGGCCCGGCACGATCTTGTCGCACACGCCCAGGTAGAGCGCCGCGTCGAACATGTCGTGACTCAGCGAGATCGCCGTGGCCTGGGCGATGACATCGCGCGAGAACAGCGACAGCTCCATGCCCGGCCGGCCCTGGGTCACGCCGTCGCACATCGCCGGCACGCCGCCGGCCACCTGCGCGGTGGCGCCCAGCTCGCGCGCCAGCTGGCGGATCATCTCGGGGTAGTGCTCGAAGGGCTGATGCGCCGAGAGCATGTCGTTGTAGGCGGTGACGATGCCCAGGTTGGGCGTCACGTCCGCGCGCAGCCGGCCCTTGTCGGTCGGCCCGCATGCGGCGAAGGCGTGGGCCAGGTTGCCGCAGCTCAGGCGGGTGCGCTGCGGGCCCTCGCGGAGCACCGCGTCGATGCCTTCCAGGTAGGCCTGGCGCGGCTGCGCGCTGCGGCGGCGGATGCGGTCGGTAACGGCTTCGATGCGCGGGTGCAGGGTCATGGCAGGCGGCTGTGACAGGCGGGAAGGAGGACGCGTCGCACACCGGGCTGAACAAGACCACTGGCAATACCAGTGGCGTCCTGTATTCCGCTGCGGTGGTCAGCAGGCCCTAAGTCTAGCGCGATCGCACGACACCTGGGCACGCAGCGGAGATACCAATGTAATTCCAGTCAGGCGACAGGAGGGGCGGGCGCGTGCTTGTTGGGCGGCCCGAATACCTCCACCGCCATGGCGGCGGCGCCCAGCAGGCCCGGCTGCTTGTGCAGGTTGGCCAGCACCGGGATCTTGCCCATCGCCGGCGAGAAGCGGCCCTTGTGCTCGAAGCGCTGGCGAAAACCCGAGCGCTGCAGCTGCGGCAGCAGGCGCGGGACCAGGCCGCCGCACAGGAACACGCCGTCCCAGGCGCCCAGGGTCAGCACCAGGTCGCCGGCGATCGCGCCGAACACGGCGAAGAACACGTCCAGCGCATGCAGGCAGCGGGCATCGCCCTCGGCCGCGCGCGCGGTCACGTCCGAGGGCTGCATCGGGCCCGGATCCTCGCCGGCCATCTCGCTCAGCGCGCGATGGATGTTGACCAGGCCCGGCCCGCAGATCAGCCGCTCGTTGGACACCCGGCCGAACTGGCGCGAGAGCCGCTCCAGGATCTCGATCTCCTCCGGATTGCCCGGCGGGAAGCTGACATGGCCACCCTCGGTCTCCAGCGCATAGCGCTTGCCGTCGCGCACCAGCAGGCCGCCGGCGCCCAGGCCGGTGCCCGGGCCGATCACCGCGTAGGTCAGGTTGCGCGTCAGCGGCACCGGCTTCCACGGCGCCGGGCCGACCTGGGCCACATCGTCCGGGCCCAGCAGGGAGGCGGCCATGGCCTGGGCGGCGAAGTCGTTCATCAGCTTCACGCCTTCGAAGCCGAGCATCTTCTTCAGCCGCGGCACCCGGATCACCCAGGGGTGGTTGGTGACGCGGACCTCGTCGCCATCGACCCGGCCGGCGGCGGCGAACACGCCGTTGCGCGCGGTGGTCCCGGTCTGGTCCATGTAGTGCTTGGCCGCATCGGCCAGCGAGGGGAAGTCGGCCACGACGTATTCGCGCGTGCTGTCCAGCAGCAGCGGGTTGTCGGCGGCGGTGTCGGCCAGCGCGAAGCGCACGTTGGTGCCGCCGATATCGGCCAGCAGGACGCACTGCGCGGGGTCGGGAGAGCTCATGCGGGATTCCTGGAACGAGGAAGAAGGATTGGGCGCCGGCCGCGTCGACGGGCCGGGGCGCGAGGCGCGACGGATGGTAGCGCGGGGCCTGACCAGGCCATACGGCGCATACGAATGCGGGGGAGCTCGCGACATCGCCCCCTCCGGCAAGTCGACTGATGGGATCGGCGTGGTGAAAACGCTTACATGGCAGAATACCGCGTCGCGCCTGCGCTCGTCACCGGGTCGGGCGTAGCCTTCGCCGCAGCGCGCGCCCAGCGCGATGCCGTGTGCGGTGCAGCAACGAAACTAGGGAGACACGATGGCGAGTGTGCAGCTGGATCAGGTCCGCAAGGTGTACGACAACGGCCAGGTGGCCGTGCACGGCGCCAGTTTCGAGGTCGCCGACGGCGAGCTGATGGTGCTGGTGGGGCCCTCGGGCTGCGGCAAGTCCACCCTGCTGCGCATGATCGCCGGGCTGGAGGAGATCAGCGGCGGCACGCTGAAGATCGGCCCGCGCGTGGTCAACGACGTGGCGCCCAAGGACCGCGACATCGCCATGGTGTTCCAGTCCTACGCCCTGTACCCGCACATGACGGTGGCCGAGAACCTGGCCTTCGGCCTGAAGCTGCGCAAGCACGACAAGGCCACCATCGACGCGCGCATCAAGGCCGCGGCCGAGACGCTGGGGCTGACCTCGATGCTGGACAAGCTGCCCAAGGCCATGTCCGGCGGCCAGCGCCAGCGCGTGGCGCTCGGCCGGGCGCTGGTGCGCGAGCCGGCGGTGTTCCTGCTGGACGAGCCGCTGTCCAACCTGGACGCCAAGCTGCGCAATTCGGTGCGTGGCGAGATCGCCCGCCTGCACCGGCAGCTGGGCACGACCATGATCTACGTCACCCACGACCAGGTCGAGGCCATGACCCTGGGCCAGCGCATCGTGGTGCTCAAGGACGGGCAGATCCAGCAGATCGACACGCCGATGGCGCTGTACGACCGGCCGGCCAACCTGTTCGTGGCCGGCTTCCTGGGCAGCCCGGCGATGAACGTGCTGCGCGGCACCGCCCAGGCCGAGGGCCTGCGGCTGGACGACGGCACCCTGGTGCCCTGGCACGGCGCCGGCCCGGCGCCGGCCACGCCCGGCCGGGCGCTGATCGTGGGCGTCCGCCCGGAGGACCTGCACCTGGTGCCCGCCGGAGAACCGGGCAGCTTCGCGGCCACCGTGGAGAACGTCGAGCCGGTCGGCAACGAGATCTTCGTGCACCTCAAGGCCGGCGCGCTGGCGCTGGTGGCGCGCGTGGCCCCGCGCGCGCTGCCCGCGCCGGGCGAGCCGATCGGCCTGCGGCTGGACGCCGCGCGCCTGCACTGCTTCGACCCGACCGACGAGCGCCGCCTGGACGCCTAGGGCCTGTCATCAGCGCCTGGGTGGGTCGCGTTGGCGCTGCAGGGCCGTCAGGTTTGCGTCGCGTGGCGCAGGCTTGACTGGCCGCCAGGCCAAGCCGCGCGGCGCGAAGATGGTGGCCTTGCAGCGCCGACCCGAAGGGCCGCCCTTGCGCGCACCCGGGACAGCGTCATTGCTCGGTCGTGGACGGACGTCCACTCCCTCCCGCTTCCTTGCCCCGGGCACGCGCAAGGGCGGCGCGACCCACCCAGGAACTGATGACAGGCCCTGGGGCCGGACCGGGCCGGCGGGGCGCCGGTATACTCCGGTGTCCGCCGACGGCCCTGCCGCGCCGGGCCCCGCAGGCCCGCGCGAAGCGCCGCCGGACTCCATCACCCCGGCCGCGCGGCTTTCTACCCCCTTGAGAGGGTCCGCGCGCCGCCAACGCGACGCGACGCATGCGCCTGTCCACGATCAAGCTGTCCGGCTTCAAATCCTTCGTCGATCCCACCACGCTGCACCTGCCGACCAACATGACCGGCGTGGTCGGGCCGAACGGCTGTGGCAAGTCCAACATCATCGACGCGGTGCGCTGGGTGATGGGCGAGAGCTCGGCCAGCCGCCTGCGTGGCGATTCGCTGACCGACGTGATCTTCTCCGGCTCGGCGGCGCGCAAGCCGGTGGCGCAGGCCACGGTCGAGCTGATCTTCGACAATTCGGACCACACGATCTCCGGCGAATTCGCCGCGTTCAACGAGATCTCGGTCAAGCGCACCGTCAGCCGCGACGGGCAGAGCAACTACTACCTCAACGGCACCAAGTGCCGCCGGCGCGACATCACCGACCTGTTCCTGGGCACCGGCCTGGGGCCGCGCAGCTACTCGATCATCGAGCAGGGCATGATCAGCCAGATCATCGAGGCCCGCCCCGAGGACCTGCGCGTCTACCTGGAGGAGGCCGCCGGCATCTCCAAGTACAAGGAGCGCCGCAAGGAGACCGAGACCCGCATCCGCCACACCCGCGAGAACCTGGAGCGCCTGTCCGACCTGCGTGAGGAAGTGGACAAGCAGCTTGAGCACCTCAAGCGCCAGGCGCGCCAGGCCGAGCAGTACCAGGCCTACCAGGAAGAGCGCCGGGTCAAGGACGCGCAGTGGAAGGCGCTGGAATACCGCGGCCTGGACGGCCAGCTGCGCAGCCTGCGCGAGGGCCTCTCGGTCGAGGAGACCCGCCTGCAGCAGCTGATCGCCGAGCAGCGCGAGGCCGAGGCCCAGATCGAGGGCGACCGCGTGCGCCGCGACGAGGCGGTCGAGGCGCTGGGCCGCGTCCAGGCCGACGTCTACCAGGTCGGCAGCACGCTGGCCCGCATCGAACAGCAGATCCAGCATCAGCGCGACCTGTCCACGCGCCTGGTCAAGGCCCAGGCCGAGGCCCAGGCGCAGCTGGCCGAGCTGGGCACGCACATCGAGAGCGACAGCGCGCGCCTGGACGTGCTGCGCGAGGCAGTGGAAGAGGCCGAGCCGCAGCTGGAGCAGCTGCGCGAGGACGACGTCATGCGCCAGGACGCCCTGCGCGAGGCCGAGGCAAAGCTGGCCGACTGGCAGCAGCGCTGGGAGGCCCACAACCGCGCCACCGCCGAGTCCTCGCGGGCCGGCGAGGTCGAGCGCACCCGCGTGGACTACCTGGACCGACAGTCGCTGGAGTCCGAGCGCCGGCGCGAGGCGCTCACCGCCGAGCGCGCCGGGCTGGACCTGGAGGCGCTGTCGGCCGCCTACGAGGCCCTGTTCGAACAGTACGAGGTCAAGAAGGCCTCGCTGGACGAGCTCAACGAGACCGTCGAGCAGCACAAGCAGGCCGTCTCCGGCGTGGCCGAGCGCCAGCAGGCGCTGCAGGCGCAGCTGGCGCAGGTGCGCAAGGACGCCCAGGCCGCGCGCGGCCGCCTGTCCTCGCTGGAGACCCTGCAGCAGGCGGCGCTGGGCCAGGAGCAGGGCGCCGCGCTGGCCTGGCTGCGGGCGCGCGGCCTGGATTCGGCCACCCGCGTGGGCGAATCGCTGACCGTCGAGGCCGGCTGGGAAAACGCCGTGGAAGGCGCGCTGGGGCGGCTGATCGAAGGCGTGCTGGTGCAGTCGCCCGAGTCGCTGGTCGAGGCGCTGGCCGACCTGGACGAAGGCCGCATCGCGCTGGTCTCGCCGCAGGAGGGCGATGAGACCTTCGCGCCCACCTCGCTCGCGGCCAAGGTGCGCGGCCCGCTGGCCGTGCGCCGCCTGCTGGCCCGCCTGCACGCCGCCGAGGACCTGGCCGCGGCGCGCGCGCTGCTGCCGACCCTGCCGGCCGGCGATGCCATCGTCACCCGCGGCGGCGAGCGCCTGGGCCAGGGCTGGGTGCACGTGCAGCGCTCCAGCGCGTCCAGGCAGGGCGCCCTACTGCGCGAGCGCGAGATCCAGACCCTGCGCGAGCAGATCGATCAGCTGCAGGCGCAGGAGGCGCAGGCCGAGCAGGACCTGGCCGAGCTGCGCGAGGTCGCCCTGGCCGGCGAACAGGCCCGCGAAGAGGCCCAGCGCAGCCTCTACCAGGCCCACCGCGCCGTGTCCGAACTGGCCGGCCAGCTGCAGGGCCAGCAGGGCCGGCTGGACGCCGCGCGCACCCGCATCGAGCGCATCGATGGCGAACTGGCGCAGCTGGCCGATGCACTGGAGCAGGCCCGCGACCAGGCCGCCGAGGCCCGCGCCCGCCTGGAGGACGCGGTCACCCGCATGGCCGACCAGGAGGACGCGCGCCAGCAGCTGGACGCCGAGCGCCGCGCGCTGACCGCCGCGCGCGATGCCGCCCGCGAAGCGGCCCGCACCACCCGCGAGGCGACACACGCGCTGGCCCTGACCCTGGAATCCCAGCGCACCCAGATCGCCTCGCTGACCCAGGCGCTGGAGCGCATGGGCGGCCAGCGCGGCCAGCTCGATTCGCGCCTGGGCGAGATCACCGCCCAGCTCAACGGCGGCGAGGACCCGGTGTCCGAGCTGGAGGCCCAGCGCGAGAACGCCCTGCACGAGCGCGTGCGCGTCGAGCGCGTGCTGGCCGAGGCGCGCACCGCGCTGGACGGCATCGACAACGGCCTGCGCCAGTACGAGCAGACCCGGCAGAAGCGCGACGAACAGGCCCTGGCCCAGCGCGAGGCCATCGCCCAGCGCCGCCTGGACCAGCAGGCGCTGGTGCTCAAGGCCGAACAGCTGTCCACCGCGGTGGAGCAGGCCGGCTTCGTGCTGCAGGCGGTGATCGAGACGCTGCCCGAGATCGCCGACCCGGCCGAGTGGGAAGCGGCCGTGCAGCAGCTGGACTACAAGATGCGCCGCCTGGAGCCGGTCAACCTGGCCGCCATCCACGAGTACGGCGAGGCCAGCACCCGCAGCGAGTATCTCGAATCGCAGAACGCCGACCTCACCGCCGCGCTGGAGACGCTGGAGGAGGCCATCCGCAAGATCGACCGCGAGACCCGCGGCCGCTTCAAGGAGACCTTCGACCGCGTCAACTCGGGCGTGCAGGCGCTGTATCCGCGCCTGTTCGGCGGCGGCCACGCCTATCTGGAGCTGACCGGCGACGATCTGCTCGACACCGGCGTGTCGATCATGGCGCGCCCGCCGGGCAAGCGCGTGTCCAGCATCTCGCTGCTGTCCGGCGGTGAGAAGGCGATGACCGCCGTGGCGCTGGTGTTCGCCATCTTCCAGCTCAATCCCGCGCCGTTCTGCCTGCTCGACGAGGTCGACGCGCCGCTGGACGAGGCCAACGTCGGCCGCCTGGCCAACATGGTCAAGGAGATGAGCGAGAAGGTGCAGTTCCTGTTCGTCAGCCACAACAAGGCGACGATGGAAGCGGCCAACCAGCTCTCCGGCGTCACCATGCGCGAGCCGGGCGTCTCGCGCCTGGTGTCGGTCGATCTGGCCGAAGCGTCGCGTCTGGCGGGCGCGGCCTGAAGGCCGAAGCGGGAGATGACGAACGAGAAACGCGTGAGGTCAGGCACCGCGTGCCGTGGCGCTGACGCGTTCCTCGTTGCTCTCCACGCGTTCCTCGCTGGATGCCGCGTCCCAAGCGTGGCACCATCCGGCCAGTTTTTCAGAAGGAGCCCCAGCCCATGTCGGACGTGATGATGCTGCGGATCGGCATTGCCGTGGTGGGCGTGATCCTCATCATCGCGATGGTGATCTTCGGCCGACCCAAGAAGGCGCCGCAGGGCCGTCGTGTGGAATCCGGCGAGCGTGGCGAGGCGGCGCGGGTCGAGCCGAGCCTGGGCGGCGATCCGGCCGATCCGGACTACAGCGGCGAGGGCGTCAGCCAGCCCGACCTGGGCCTGGCCGATCCCGGCGCCGGCGACAGCGATCTGGGCAAGCGTCCGGGTTCGGACTTCGACAAGATCATCTCGCTGTACGTGGCGGCCAGATCGGGCCAGATGCTGCGCGGCGAGGACATCGTGGTGGCCGCGGAGAAGACCGGCCTGACCTTCGGCCACATGAACGTGTTCCACCGCCTGATCGAGCATCACCCCGAGCGCGGCCCGGTGTTCAGCATGGCCAACATCATGCAGCCCGGCAGCTTCGACATGGCCGCCATCCGCGAGCTGGAGACGCCGGCCATCGCCTTCTTCCTGACCCTGCCGGCGCCGATGACCGCGCTGGATGCCTGGGAGATGATGCTGCCCAACGTGCAGCGCATGGCCGAACTGCTCGACGGCGTGGTCCTGGACGACAGCCGCAACGCGCTGGGCCGCCAGCGCATCCAGCACATCCGGGAGGAGCTGCGCGGCTACGACCGCCAGCACGAGGCCCCGCCGCTGAGCAAGGCGCCGCGCTGGTAGGTGTTCGGCCTTCGCGAAAGGGGCGAGTCGGCGGCCGTGTCAGGCGGCGTGTGCCGACGCCATCGAAATGCCTTCGCCAGCGCTCATGCCCGCAAGCAGCGCCCGGCACGCGCTCTGCAAGCCGCTGGCCAGCCGGTCGGCCGGACACCAGGCCTCGCCGCGGATCCAGGCCAGCACCGGTGACAACACCGCATCGGCCAGCGCGCAGGCCGCCAGGGGCTGCGGCAGATGCAGCGGCGTTCCCGCGAGCGCGATCCGCGCCGCCATGCGCAGGATCAGCGCGCGCCTGAACCTGCGCAGCGCGACGCCCTGGAACAGCGCGCCCGCCCGGCCACGCATCGCCCACAGATGTTCCAGCCACAGCGTGGCCCCGGGCAGGCCGTCCGCATCGAACGGGAGGGCGGACAGGCAGGCGAGCGCGGGTTCCATGCAGCTGATCAGCAGAGCGTCCTTGTCCCTGAAATGCTCGTAGAACGTGGACCGGCCGATGCCGGCGACGCGCAGGACATCGTCCAGCCGGATCTCGGCATAGCGTCGTTCCATGGTCAGCGCGATCAGGGCGCCGCGCAGCGCGTCGCGGGTTCGTTCCGGGCGCGGGTCCGCGCGGTCGCTGGCCGGATGCATGCGATGTCCCTCCAAGGGTCTGTGCCGGACATCTGCGGCGAACTGTCCGGAAAGGCGAGCGTGGGCGTTGTGAGCAAGCGTGTCCAGCCGCATGCTCCGTGCCCCGTCCACGCTGGAACCGCCCATGCCGCCCAAGGCCACCGATCTGCGCCCCTTCGTGCCCTGCATCGATTTCGCACTGTGCAAGGACTTCTATGCGAGCCTGGGGTGGGAAACGCATGAGGTGTCCAACGGGCTGGCGCTGGTGCGCCTGGGCGACGCCCAGCATTTCTACCTGCAGGATTACTATCTGCGGGAGGTCGCGGAGAACTGCATGCTCCACGTCACCGTCGAGGATGCGATGGGCTGGTACCGGCACGCCGCGACCGTCGTGCGCGAGCGTCGGTTCCAGGCCGCACGGGTCCAGCCGCCGCAGCACCAGCCCTATGGCGCCCTGGTCACGTTCCTGCACGATCCCAGTGGCGTGCTGCTGCACCTGTGCCAGTGGGCCTAGCGACCCTTCCCGATCCCGAGCGATCGCGTGGACGCCTCACCGCGCCGGCGCGGGCTGGGTGGTGCGCGGGCGCGACACGCGCCGGCGCCAGGCCAGGTAGCGGGAGAAGCCCCACAGCACCGCGGCCAGGCAGGCCAGGGTGAGGAAGTAGCCGGCGGTGCCCAGGTCCAGCCTGCCCACCAGCAGCGCCGCGGCGTAGGTGAGCAGGATGCCGGCGGTGAAGACCTCCAGCGAATGGCGTCCCATCGAGGCGAACACCTCGTGCAGCGCCTGCGCCGGGCGCGGCATCCGCCGATCGCGCAGCGCGGCGGACAGCCAGAAGTACGCGGCCAGCACCAGCGCCGCATGCGGCAGGCGCAGCAGGCCCAGCTGATGCTTGTCCCACCACCAGGCATCGCTCAGGCCGAGCTTGCGGTCGGCGACGAAGACCACCGTCGCCAGCGCCAGCGCGCCGAGCACCGCGACGGCGGCCGCGGGATGCTGCATCCAGCGCTCGAGCCGGTCCAGGACGCCCAGCCGCCCACACAGCAGGCCGCCCATGAAGCACAGCTGCCAGGCGAAGGGATTGAGCCCGTAGCCCTCGCCGTGCAGGCCCAGCGCCGCGCGCGCGGCCGGCAGCTGGCACAGCAGGTACAGGCCCAGGGTCACGGCGAAGGCCAGCGGCGCGGCGCGCTGGGCCAGCGGCACGAACAGGATCGCCACCAGCAGGTAGGCCACGTACAGCGACAGGATGTCCAGCAGCGGCGGGCTGTTGGCCAGCAGCAGGAAGGACAGGGCCGAGTCGTCCGGGCGCTGCACATGGTTGCTCAGGCCGAGGGCCTCCAGGCTGGAGGGCAGCATGATCGAGCAGATCGCCAGCAGCGCGACGAAGGCCAGCGCGTTGTACAGGTACAGGTGCCCGGCCCGGTGCGAGAGGCGCACGAAGCGCTGGGCGAAGGTCACGCCCGGGCGCGTATGCAGGATCCCGATCAGCGCGCCGGAGACGAACAGGAACAGCTCGGCTGCCGAGGAATACCCCAGCATCGTCGGCGTGAACCATTCGCGCCCGGCATAGCCCAGCTTGCGCGCGAAGCTGGAGGTGTGGTCGAAGGCGATCACCAGCAGGCAGATGCCGCGGACGAAATCCAGTGCCTCGATCCGGCTGCCCGTGCGCGGGGCGACCGGCGCGCTCAAACCCGAGGCTCCGATGCGTCGGGCCAGACGCGCGGGCAGCCGTCATGGCGCCTGGGGCTGAACGGCTGGCAGCAAGGCAGGAGGGAACTCAACAGAAGCGAGGCCGACGGACGGCCGTGTGCGGACGTGGGGGTTCGCATGGGCAGGGGCAGCGGCGGGGGAGATCCGACCCTAACGCCTGTCATGTTCAGCATTCGTAAGTCGCCACACTTCGCCTGGGTGGACATCGCAGGCTGTGACACGCCGCTCGCGTAAGATTTGCCGATGAGCCCGGCCAAGACCCCCCAGGCGCGCGTGACCGAATTGCGCCAGCAGCTGGATGACGCCAGCTACCGCTATCACGTGCTCGATGAGCCCAACATCCCCGACGCGGAGTACGACCGCCTGCTGCGCGAGCTGGACGAGCTTGAGGCCGCGCATCCCGAGCTGGTGACGCCCGATTCGCCCACCCAGCGCGTCGGTGCGGTGGCCGCGGGCCGCTTCGCCGAGGTCCGCCACGCGCTGCCGATGCTGTCGCTGGGCAACGCCTTCGACGACGCCGAGGTGGAGGACTTCGTGCGCCGCATCGCCGAGCGGCTGGGCCGGCGCACTTTGAAGTTCTCGGCCGAGCCCAAGCTCGATGGCCTGGCGATCAGCCTGCGCTACGAGCAGGGCGTGTTCGTGCAGGGCGCCACCCGCGGCGACGGCACCACCGGTGAGGACGTCACGGCCAATTTGCGTACGGTCAGGGCCATTCCGCTGCGGTTGCGTGTGGCGGGAATGGGGAGTGGGGAATCGGGAATCGGGAAAGGCAAGAGCGGGGCGGCTTCCATTCCCGATTCTCCATTCCCCATTCCCCGCGTCCTGGAAGTCCGTGGCGAGGTGTATATGCCGCGGGCGGCGTTCGAGGCCTACAACGAGCAGGCGCGCCTGCACGGTGGGAAGGTGCTGGCCAATCCGCGCAACGGTGCGGCCGGCTCGCTGCGCCAGCTCGATGCGCGCATCACCGCGCAGCGGCCGCTGGCGTTCTATGCCTACGGCGTCGGCGAGGTGGAGGACGGCGCGCTGCCGGACACGCACTCGGGCACGCTGCAGCGCCTGCGCGAATGGGGCTTCCCGGTCAGCGACCTGTCGCGGGTGGTCGAAGGCGCCGAGGGCCTGCTGCGCTATTACCGGGAGATTGGGCAAAAGCGCGATTCGCTGCCGTTCGACATCGACGGGGTGGTCTACAAGCTGGACGACGTGGCCGGCCAGCGCGAGATGGGCTTCGTCTCGCGCGCGCCGCGCTGGGCGCTCGCGCACAAGTACCCGGCGCAGGAACAGGCCACCACGGTGGAGGGCATCGAGATTCAGATCGGCCGCACCGGCGCGGCCACGCCGGTCGCGCGGCTGGCGCCGGTGCAGGTGGCAGGGGTCACCGTCACCAACGCCACCCTGCACAACGCCGACCAGATCGCGCGTCTGGACGTGCGCGTGGGCGATGCGGTGATCGTGCGCCGCGCCGGCGACGTGATCCCCGAGGTGGTCAGCGTGATCCTCGAGCGCCGGCCCGCCGGCACGGCGCCCTGGCAGATGCCGGCGCAGTGCCCGGTGTGCGGCTCGGACATCGTGCGCGAGGAGGGCGCGGCGGTGTGGCGCTGTTCGGGCGAGCTG
The window above is part of the Pseudoxanthomonas sp. X-1 genome. Proteins encoded here:
- the opgC gene encoding OpgC domain-containing protein, with translation MSAPVAPRTGSRIEALDFVRGICLLVIAFDHTSSFARKLGYAGREWFTPTMLGYSSAAELFLFVSGALIGILHTRPGVTFAQRFVRLSHRAGHLYLYNALAFVALLAICSIMLPSSLEALGLSNHVQRPDDSALSFLLLANSPPLLDILSLYVAYLLVAILFVPLAQRAAPLAFAVTLGLYLLCQLPAARAALGLHGEGYGLNPFAWQLCFMGGLLCGRLGVLDRLERWMQHPAAAVAVLGALALATVVFVADRKLGLSDAWWWDKHQLGLLRLPHAALVLAAYFWLSAALRDRRMPRPAQALHEVFASMGRHSLEVFTAGILLTYAAALLVGRLDLGTAGYFLTLACLAAVLWGFSRYLAWRRRVSRPRTTQPAPAR
- the ligA gene encoding NAD-dependent DNA ligase LigA is translated as MSPAKTPQARVTELRQQLDDASYRYHVLDEPNIPDAEYDRLLRELDELEAAHPELVTPDSPTQRVGAVAAGRFAEVRHALPMLSLGNAFDDAEVEDFVRRIAERLGRRTLKFSAEPKLDGLAISLRYEQGVFVQGATRGDGTTGEDVTANLRTVRAIPLRLRVAGMGSGESGIGKGKSGAASIPDSPFPIPRVLEVRGEVYMPRAAFEAYNEQARLHGGKVLANPRNGAAGSLRQLDARITAQRPLAFYAYGVGEVEDGALPDTHSGTLQRLREWGFPVSDLSRVVEGAEGLLRYYREIGQKRDSLPFDIDGVVYKLDDVAGQREMGFVSRAPRWALAHKYPAQEQATTVEGIEIQIGRTGAATPVARLAPVQVAGVTVTNATLHNADQIARLDVRVGDAVIVRRAGDVIPEVVSVILERRPAGTAPWQMPAQCPVCGSDIVREEGAAVWRCSGELSCPAQRKEAIRHFVSRRAMDVDGLGEKFIEVLVDAGVVQGVADLYTLDLDQLLQLRLVTGAETPEGFLREAREHLASGAYAKLEATLARVRGDAEAAPETWQADLLRAGLPAFDWNRKKIATKWAENLVAALEASKHTTLERFLFALGIEHVGESTAKALAAWFGDLELVRRLPWPLFKRVPDIGGEVARALGRFFEQSGNQQAIDDLLARGVEIVDAHPPSALLREGLEWATLLADLEIPRLTKIRASALAAAMPKVADIVAADPDALVAAGLPKDTAAALVQWRDEGDHAQLLQATGAALAELDAITPRSAALPAGPLTGQTVVLTGSLESMTRDEAGARLEALGAKVAGSVSKKTAFVVAGSEAGSKLAKAQDLGIDVWDEARLIAFLDQQG